The proteins below are encoded in one region of Rhododendron vialii isolate Sample 1 chromosome 7a, ASM3025357v1:
- the LOC131332690 gene encoding uncharacterized protein LOC131332690 gives MDMTGQVICELTFVAVAKKHEDVANIVTVVGGSCKRHDALQNAQVANLQKALNGDLKSGRGLNQVTTLKRAGDTRCGSYYNTLLNLIVMFKSAIEVLGMIASDDPSTNHKAQARSIKKSMLSFKFVFSLHLVKNVMGITNELSIALQKKTQDIVNAMALVEMSKQRLQMIRDDGWDSLLAEVSSFCSNHNIPFPNMSEMFVSSDQPQRKAPQNTISYCYRNELFHTVIDLELMELNNRFTEANTELLLCMSCLNPRNSFFTFDRKKLIRLAELYPCDFSKVDLMALDIQLQNYIVDVKSNENFSKLKRIGDLAIKLVETDKHVVYRLVYLLVRLVLTLPIATATVERSFLAMKYIKSNLRNRMGDQWMNDCLVTYIESDVFDTVDNEDIMQRVVVSRDSIVQFLNTLGKILGAATDIN, from the exons ATGGATATGACagggcaagtaatatgcgag TTGACTTTTGTTGCTGTTGCTAAGAAGCATGAAGATGTTGCTAATATAGTGACTGTTGTTGGAGGCTCTTGCAAAAGACATGATGCTCTTCAAAATGCACAAGTTGCTAACCTCCAAAAAGCATTAAATGGTGATCTTAAAAGTGGAAGAGGTCTCAATCAAGTGACTACTCTTAAACGTGCTGGTGATACACGTTGTGGTTCTTATTATAACACACTTCTTAACTTGATTGTGATGTTTAAGTCCGCAATTGAGGTACTTGGTATGATTGCATCGGATGACCCATCAACAAATCACAAAGCTCAAGCTCGTTCTATTAAGAAATCAATGCTATCTTTCAAATTTGTCTTTAGCTTACACTTGGTCAAAAATGTCATGGGAATCACAAATGAGTTGTCAATAGCATTGCAAAAGAAGACACAAGATATCGTAAATGCTATGGCACTTGTTGAAATGTCTAAGCAAAGGTTGCAAATGATACGAGATGATGGTTGGGATTCCTTATTGGCCGAAGTGTCTTCGTTTTGCAGCAACCATAATATTCCTTTCCCAAACATGAGTGAAATGTTTGTATCTAGTGATCAACCACAACGCAAAGCCCCACAAAATACAATTTCCTATTGTTATCGAAATGAGCTGTTTCATACAGTTATAGATTTGGAACTTATGGAGCTAAACAATCGTTTCACAGAGGCGAATACGGAGTTGCTACTTTGTATGAGTTGCTTGAATCCTAGAAactctttttttacttttgatagGAAAAAGTTGATTCGTCTTGCGGAACTTTACCCGTGTGACTTTTCTAAGGTGGATCTAATGGCATTGGACATTCAACTTCAAAATTACATTGTTGATGTTAAATCCaatgaaaatttttcaaagCTCAAAAGAATTGGTGATCTTGCTATAAAGTTGGTGGAGACAGATAAACATGTTGTATATAGATTGGTCTATTTACTTGTGAGATTGGTGTTGACTCTTCCTATTGCCACTGCAACAGTTGAAAGAAGTTTTTTAGCAATGAAGTACATAAAGAGCAATCTGCGCAATCGAATGGGAGATCAATGGATGAATGATTGCTTAGTTACTTATATAGAGAGTGATGTATTTGATACCGTTGATAACGAGGATATCATGCAAcg aGTTGTGGTTTCTCGAGATAGTATAGTGCAATTTTTGAACACCCTTGGAAAAATTCTTGGAGCTGCCACTGACATAAACTGA
- the LOC131332691 gene encoding uncharacterized protein LOC131332691 has protein sequence MMPLQNIFVIEVFDCWGIDSMGPFPVSYDYEYILLAVDYVSKWVEAIPTKSSDSKVVLEFLRTNILSRFGMPLAIISDQGTHFCNRSFGALMSKYGISHKVSTAYHPQTNGQAELANREIKEILGKTMNPNRKDWSLRLTDALWAYQAGAHRKLQLCELEEIRNDAYESTRIYKAKVKAYHDRNIQRKTFSVDVCDPKNNNISKVNGQSLKPFLEYVEVGEPDEVLVDPVYSDDPVV, from the exons ATGATGCCTCTAcagaacatttttgtgatagaggtcttTGATTGTTGGGGTATTGATTCCATGGGCCCGTTTCCGGTGTCATACGattatgagtacatcctcctgGCGGTGGATTATGTTTCAAAGTGGGTTGAGGCAATTCCCACTAAGTCCAGTGATTCTAAAGTCGTGCTGGAGTTCTTACGAACTAATATTTTGTCGAGGTTTGGCATGCCACTtgccattatctctgatcagggcACGCATTTTTGtaataggtcttttggggcTTTAATGAGcaagtatggcatctctcacaaggtgtctactgcTTATCACCCCCAAACCAACGGTCAGGCTGAGCTAGCGAATCGTGAAATTAAGGAGATTCTAGGGAAGACCATgaacccgaataggaaggattggtcacttcgaTTGACCGATGCCTTAtgggcctacc aggcgggtgcccataggaagctccagttgtgtgagctCGAGGAGATTAGGAATGACGCGTATGAGAGCACGAGaatttataaggctaaggttaaggcgTATCATGATAGGAATATTCAAcgcaaaacctttagtgttg ATGTTTGTGACCCTAAGAATAATAATATTTCCAAAGTTAATGGGCAAAGTCTAAAaccatttttggaatatgtggaGGTTGGTGAACCTGATGAGGTTTTagtcgatcctgtttattcggacGACCCTGTTGTGTAG
- the LOC131333676 gene encoding protein REBELOTE isoform X3, protein MGKLGKKARKFAKKNLQSVLKTRRKTKALLKSRYSSKGKKDIVQDQVRSTAVLPKQRDPEGEEFEDISLDDIFAEDDSDVAEDASDSDGFLSEDSDGAHSTPSQIEIKIEDNNNLMGLSEHNAKINEGLAMQKKKLNRLKKKDPEFTEFLTSQEKVLEVFRDEDVDSDEDGTSDHTTQLVDGESPVLNKQKIFTSSVINSLCQRVKEEQNESALISLSNVYRAACHHGTESIDVPETASCQRYQNGDTFGHILMFMLREADNIFRGLLKIPSSSNKKEILLELKDTPRWKRLRPLIKSYLRSTLFLLNQLTDSEILAFSLSRLKASMIFFSAFPSLLNRLIKVAVQFWVSGEEVLSSCSFLVIRNVAVVFGSECFDICLIRTYKAYIAHSKVVDLVNKKHMQLLGSSFVELCSFDVHKSCNKALLSIQQLAKILKQGLRTKKKEALKKICSWQYANCIDLWVLFIAANIRDYDLQHMLYMMIQLINGVACLFPGPRYFPLRLKYIQWLNHLSSSSGIFIPVASLVLDVLEYKSGKEGGKPGKVCDFSSVLKLPKHLLKSRNFQEECVFSAVELLSVHFFQWTCHISFPELATTSLIRLRKFHEIATTESLRRVVKRLIDQMEQNVEFIQKKRDEVAFSPKDHQSVESFLQLEKGTLNAPFTQYYKSVMQKAFSRNMTTNGVNSSLEHKKTKTKMRVTSILK, encoded by the exons ATGGGGAAGCTGGGGAAGAAGGCAAGGAAGTTCGCAAAGAAGAATCTTCAGTCAGTTCTTAAGACCAGACGAAAGACCAAGGCTCTGCTCAAGAGCAGATATTCTTCCA AAGGTAAGAAGGATATTGTTCAAGACCAGGTGAGGAGTACAGCAGTCCTCCCAAAACAAAG GGACCCTGAAGGTGAAGAGTTTGAAGATATATCTCTTGATGATATATTCGCTGAAGACGACAGTGATGTTGCCGAAGATGCTTCAGACAGTGACGGATTTCTTTCAGAG GACTCAGATGGTGCACATAGTACCCCAAGTCAAATTGAGATTAAGATAGAAG ACAACAATAATCTGATGGGCCTATCAGAGCACAACGCTAAAATCAACGAGGGACTTGCTAtgcagaagaaaaaattgaacagGTTGAAGAAGAAG GACCCAGAGTTCACTGAGTTCTTGACAAGCCAGGAGAAGGTCCTTGAGGTGTTCCGAGATGAAGATGTG GATTCTGATGAAGATGGAACAAGTGATCACACTACGCAGCTAGTGGATGGAGAGAGTCCTGTTTTGAATAAGCAGAAAATTTTCACAAGTTCCGTCATTAATTCTTTGTGTCAACGAGTTAAAGAGGAGCAGAATGAGTCTGCCCTTATTAGCCTTTCAAATGTGTATCGTGCTGCATGCCATCATGGAACTGAGTCAATTGATGTCCCTGAGACTGCATCATGCCAAAGATATCAGAATGGAGACACTTTCGGCCACATATTGATGTTCATGCTACGTGAGGCTGATAATATATTTCGGGGCCTGTTGAAAATACCCTCTTCAAGTAACAAGAAAGAAATCCTTTTGGAGTTGAAAGATACTCCTAGGTGGAAAAGGCTTAGGCCACTCATCAAGTCTTACCTGAGGAGCACATTATTTCTGTTGAATCAGCTCACAGACTCTGAGATACTGGCTTTCTCCTTAAGCCGATTGAAAGCTTCTATGATATTTTTTTCTGCTTTTCCATCGTTATTGAACAGGTTGATCAAG GTTGCAGTTCAATTCTGGGTTTCTGGTGAAGAGGTTCTATCATCATGTTCCTTCCTTGTAATACGGAATGTGGCTGTTGTATTTGGCTCCGAATGCTTTGACATTTGCTTAATAAGGACATATAAAGCCTATATTGCTCACAGCAAAGTTGTTGACCTAGTCAATAAAAAACATATGCAGCTCTTGGGCAGCTCATTTGTTGAGCTATGCTCCTTTGATGTGCATAAATCATGTAATAAGGCTCTTCTGTCTATTCAGCAACTTGCCAAGATATTGAAGCAGGGTCTACGAACAAAGAAGAAG GAAGCACTCAAGAAAATATGCAGTTGGCAGTACGCAAACTGCATTGATCTCTGGGTTTTGTTTATAGCAGCGAATATACGTGATTATGATCTTCAGCATATGCTTTATATGATGATTCAGCTCATAAATGGAGTAGCTTGCCTTTTTCCAGGACCAAGATATTTCCCTTTGAGATTAAAGTACATTCAATGGCTAAATCATCTTTCTAGTTCGAGTGGGATCTTCATTCCTGTTGCATCATTAGTGTTAGATGTGTTGGAATATAAAAGTGGTAAGGAGGGTGGTAAACCTGGAAAGGTCTGCGACTTTTCCTCTGTTTtgaag TTGCcaaaacatttgttaaaatcACGAAACTTTCAGGAGGAATGTGTTTTCTCTGCTGTCGAACTACTCTCTGTGCACTTTTTTCAGTGGACCTGCCACATCTCCTTCCCTGAACTAGCAACTACTTCACTTATCCGCCTAAGAAAGTTTCATGAAATAGCAACCACTGAAAGTTTGAGGCGCGTGGTGAAGCGTCTGATTGATCAG ATGGAGCAGAATGTTGAGTTTATCCAGAAGAAAAGAGATGAGGTAGCCTTCTCACCGAAAGATCATCAATCTGTCGAATCATTTCTTCAG CTTGAAAAGGGCACTCTGAATGCTCCATTTACTCAGTATTACAAAAGTGTCATGCAAAAGGCCTTCTCGAGGAATATGACCACTAATGGAGTTAACAG TTCCCTGGAGCATAAGAAAACAAAGACGAAGATGAGAGTTACTAGTATCCTCAAGTGA
- the LOC131333676 gene encoding protein REBELOTE isoform X2, translating into MGKLGKKARKFAKKNLQSVLKTRRKTKALLKSRYSSKGKKDIVQDQVRSTAVLPKQRDPEGEEFEDISLDDIFAEDDSDVAEDASDSDGFLSEDSDGAHSTPSQIEIKIEDNNNLMGLSEHNAKINEGLAMQKKKLNRLKKKDSDEDGTSDHTTQLVDGESPVLNKQKIFTSSVINSLCQRVKEEQNESALISLSNVYRAACHHGTESIDVPETASCQRYQNGDTFGHILMFMLREADNIFRGLLKIPSSSNKKEILLELKDTPRWKRLRPLIKSYLRSTLFLLNQLTDSEILAFSLSRLKASMIFFSAFPSLLNRLIKVAVQFWVSGEEVLSSCSFLVIRNVAVVFGSECFDICLIRTYKAYIAHSKVVDLVNKKHMQLLGSSFVELCSFDVHKSCNKALLSIQQLAKILKQGLRTKKKEALKKICSWQYANCIDLWVLFIAANIRDYDLQHMLYMMIQLINGVACLFPGPRYFPLRLKYIQWLNHLSSSSGIFIPVASLVLDVLEYKSGKEGGKPGKVCDFSSVLKLPKHLLKSRNFQEECVFSAVELLSVHFFQWTCHISFPELATTSLIRLRKFHEIATTESLRRVVKRLIDQMEQNVEFIQKKRDEVAFSPKDHQSVESFLQLEKGTLNAPFTQYYKSVMQKAFSRNMTTNGVNRCSSFSLISSPRLSGILFHLLLAFNVWHDNSPDGLPHSVCPKTLMLTKK; encoded by the exons ATGGGGAAGCTGGGGAAGAAGGCAAGGAAGTTCGCAAAGAAGAATCTTCAGTCAGTTCTTAAGACCAGACGAAAGACCAAGGCTCTGCTCAAGAGCAGATATTCTTCCA AAGGTAAGAAGGATATTGTTCAAGACCAGGTGAGGAGTACAGCAGTCCTCCCAAAACAAAG GGACCCTGAAGGTGAAGAGTTTGAAGATATATCTCTTGATGATATATTCGCTGAAGACGACAGTGATGTTGCCGAAGATGCTTCAGACAGTGACGGATTTCTTTCAGAG GACTCAGATGGTGCACATAGTACCCCAAGTCAAATTGAGATTAAGATAGAAG ACAACAATAATCTGATGGGCCTATCAGAGCACAACGCTAAAATCAACGAGGGACTTGCTAtgcagaagaaaaaattgaacagGTTGAAGAAGAAG GATTCTGATGAAGATGGAACAAGTGATCACACTACGCAGCTAGTGGATGGAGAGAGTCCTGTTTTGAATAAGCAGAAAATTTTCACAAGTTCCGTCATTAATTCTTTGTGTCAACGAGTTAAAGAGGAGCAGAATGAGTCTGCCCTTATTAGCCTTTCAAATGTGTATCGTGCTGCATGCCATCATGGAACTGAGTCAATTGATGTCCCTGAGACTGCATCATGCCAAAGATATCAGAATGGAGACACTTTCGGCCACATATTGATGTTCATGCTACGTGAGGCTGATAATATATTTCGGGGCCTGTTGAAAATACCCTCTTCAAGTAACAAGAAAGAAATCCTTTTGGAGTTGAAAGATACTCCTAGGTGGAAAAGGCTTAGGCCACTCATCAAGTCTTACCTGAGGAGCACATTATTTCTGTTGAATCAGCTCACAGACTCTGAGATACTGGCTTTCTCCTTAAGCCGATTGAAAGCTTCTATGATATTTTTTTCTGCTTTTCCATCGTTATTGAACAGGTTGATCAAG GTTGCAGTTCAATTCTGGGTTTCTGGTGAAGAGGTTCTATCATCATGTTCCTTCCTTGTAATACGGAATGTGGCTGTTGTATTTGGCTCCGAATGCTTTGACATTTGCTTAATAAGGACATATAAAGCCTATATTGCTCACAGCAAAGTTGTTGACCTAGTCAATAAAAAACATATGCAGCTCTTGGGCAGCTCATTTGTTGAGCTATGCTCCTTTGATGTGCATAAATCATGTAATAAGGCTCTTCTGTCTATTCAGCAACTTGCCAAGATATTGAAGCAGGGTCTACGAACAAAGAAGAAG GAAGCACTCAAGAAAATATGCAGTTGGCAGTACGCAAACTGCATTGATCTCTGGGTTTTGTTTATAGCAGCGAATATACGTGATTATGATCTTCAGCATATGCTTTATATGATGATTCAGCTCATAAATGGAGTAGCTTGCCTTTTTCCAGGACCAAGATATTTCCCTTTGAGATTAAAGTACATTCAATGGCTAAATCATCTTTCTAGTTCGAGTGGGATCTTCATTCCTGTTGCATCATTAGTGTTAGATGTGTTGGAATATAAAAGTGGTAAGGAGGGTGGTAAACCTGGAAAGGTCTGCGACTTTTCCTCTGTTTtgaag TTGCcaaaacatttgttaaaatcACGAAACTTTCAGGAGGAATGTGTTTTCTCTGCTGTCGAACTACTCTCTGTGCACTTTTTTCAGTGGACCTGCCACATCTCCTTCCCTGAACTAGCAACTACTTCACTTATCCGCCTAAGAAAGTTTCATGAAATAGCAACCACTGAAAGTTTGAGGCGCGTGGTGAAGCGTCTGATTGATCAG ATGGAGCAGAATGTTGAGTTTATCCAGAAGAAAAGAGATGAGGTAGCCTTCTCACCGAAAGATCATCAATCTGTCGAATCATTTCTTCAG CTTGAAAAGGGCACTCTGAATGCTCCATTTACTCAGTATTACAAAAGTGTCATGCAAAAGGCCTTCTCGAGGAATATGACCACTAATGGAGTTAACAGGTGCAGTTCATTTAGTCTAATCTCCTCCCCGCGGTTATCTGGGATTTTATTCCATCTTTTGCTAGCTTTTAATGTATGGCACGATAACAGTCCTGATGGCTTACCACACTCTGTTTGTCCCAAAACATTGATGCTGACCAAGAAATGA
- the LOC131333676 gene encoding protein REBELOTE isoform X1, whose amino-acid sequence MGKLGKKARKFAKKNLQSVLKTRRKTKALLKSRYSSKGKKDIVQDQVRSTAVLPKQRDPEGEEFEDISLDDIFAEDDSDVAEDASDSDGFLSEDSDGAHSTPSQIEIKIEDNNNLMGLSEHNAKINEGLAMQKKKLNRLKKKDPEFTEFLTSQEKVLEVFRDEDVDSDEDGTSDHTTQLVDGESPVLNKQKIFTSSVINSLCQRVKEEQNESALISLSNVYRAACHHGTESIDVPETASCQRYQNGDTFGHILMFMLREADNIFRGLLKIPSSSNKKEILLELKDTPRWKRLRPLIKSYLRSTLFLLNQLTDSEILAFSLSRLKASMIFFSAFPSLLNRLIKVAVQFWVSGEEVLSSCSFLVIRNVAVVFGSECFDICLIRTYKAYIAHSKVVDLVNKKHMQLLGSSFVELCSFDVHKSCNKALLSIQQLAKILKQGLRTKKKEALKKICSWQYANCIDLWVLFIAANIRDYDLQHMLYMMIQLINGVACLFPGPRYFPLRLKYIQWLNHLSSSSGIFIPVASLVLDVLEYKSGKEGGKPGKVCDFSSVLKLPKHLLKSRNFQEECVFSAVELLSVHFFQWTCHISFPELATTSLIRLRKFHEIATTESLRRVVKRLIDQMEQNVEFIQKKRDEVAFSPKDHQSVESFLQLEKGTLNAPFTQYYKSVMQKAFSRNMTTNGVNRCSSFSLISSPRLSGILFHLLLAFNVWHDNSPDGLPHSVCPKTLMLTKK is encoded by the exons ATGGGGAAGCTGGGGAAGAAGGCAAGGAAGTTCGCAAAGAAGAATCTTCAGTCAGTTCTTAAGACCAGACGAAAGACCAAGGCTCTGCTCAAGAGCAGATATTCTTCCA AAGGTAAGAAGGATATTGTTCAAGACCAGGTGAGGAGTACAGCAGTCCTCCCAAAACAAAG GGACCCTGAAGGTGAAGAGTTTGAAGATATATCTCTTGATGATATATTCGCTGAAGACGACAGTGATGTTGCCGAAGATGCTTCAGACAGTGACGGATTTCTTTCAGAG GACTCAGATGGTGCACATAGTACCCCAAGTCAAATTGAGATTAAGATAGAAG ACAACAATAATCTGATGGGCCTATCAGAGCACAACGCTAAAATCAACGAGGGACTTGCTAtgcagaagaaaaaattgaacagGTTGAAGAAGAAG GACCCAGAGTTCACTGAGTTCTTGACAAGCCAGGAGAAGGTCCTTGAGGTGTTCCGAGATGAAGATGTG GATTCTGATGAAGATGGAACAAGTGATCACACTACGCAGCTAGTGGATGGAGAGAGTCCTGTTTTGAATAAGCAGAAAATTTTCACAAGTTCCGTCATTAATTCTTTGTGTCAACGAGTTAAAGAGGAGCAGAATGAGTCTGCCCTTATTAGCCTTTCAAATGTGTATCGTGCTGCATGCCATCATGGAACTGAGTCAATTGATGTCCCTGAGACTGCATCATGCCAAAGATATCAGAATGGAGACACTTTCGGCCACATATTGATGTTCATGCTACGTGAGGCTGATAATATATTTCGGGGCCTGTTGAAAATACCCTCTTCAAGTAACAAGAAAGAAATCCTTTTGGAGTTGAAAGATACTCCTAGGTGGAAAAGGCTTAGGCCACTCATCAAGTCTTACCTGAGGAGCACATTATTTCTGTTGAATCAGCTCACAGACTCTGAGATACTGGCTTTCTCCTTAAGCCGATTGAAAGCTTCTATGATATTTTTTTCTGCTTTTCCATCGTTATTGAACAGGTTGATCAAG GTTGCAGTTCAATTCTGGGTTTCTGGTGAAGAGGTTCTATCATCATGTTCCTTCCTTGTAATACGGAATGTGGCTGTTGTATTTGGCTCCGAATGCTTTGACATTTGCTTAATAAGGACATATAAAGCCTATATTGCTCACAGCAAAGTTGTTGACCTAGTCAATAAAAAACATATGCAGCTCTTGGGCAGCTCATTTGTTGAGCTATGCTCCTTTGATGTGCATAAATCATGTAATAAGGCTCTTCTGTCTATTCAGCAACTTGCCAAGATATTGAAGCAGGGTCTACGAACAAAGAAGAAG GAAGCACTCAAGAAAATATGCAGTTGGCAGTACGCAAACTGCATTGATCTCTGGGTTTTGTTTATAGCAGCGAATATACGTGATTATGATCTTCAGCATATGCTTTATATGATGATTCAGCTCATAAATGGAGTAGCTTGCCTTTTTCCAGGACCAAGATATTTCCCTTTGAGATTAAAGTACATTCAATGGCTAAATCATCTTTCTAGTTCGAGTGGGATCTTCATTCCTGTTGCATCATTAGTGTTAGATGTGTTGGAATATAAAAGTGGTAAGGAGGGTGGTAAACCTGGAAAGGTCTGCGACTTTTCCTCTGTTTtgaag TTGCcaaaacatttgttaaaatcACGAAACTTTCAGGAGGAATGTGTTTTCTCTGCTGTCGAACTACTCTCTGTGCACTTTTTTCAGTGGACCTGCCACATCTCCTTCCCTGAACTAGCAACTACTTCACTTATCCGCCTAAGAAAGTTTCATGAAATAGCAACCACTGAAAGTTTGAGGCGCGTGGTGAAGCGTCTGATTGATCAG ATGGAGCAGAATGTTGAGTTTATCCAGAAGAAAAGAGATGAGGTAGCCTTCTCACCGAAAGATCATCAATCTGTCGAATCATTTCTTCAG CTTGAAAAGGGCACTCTGAATGCTCCATTTACTCAGTATTACAAAAGTGTCATGCAAAAGGCCTTCTCGAGGAATATGACCACTAATGGAGTTAACAGGTGCAGTTCATTTAGTCTAATCTCCTCCCCGCGGTTATCTGGGATTTTATTCCATCTTTTGCTAGCTTTTAATGTATGGCACGATAACAGTCCTGATGGCTTACCACACTCTGTTTGTCCCAAAACATTGATGCTGACCAAGAAATGA
- the LOC131333676 gene encoding protein REBELOTE isoform X4, with protein MGKLGKKARKFAKKNLQSVLKTRRKTKALLKSRYSSKGKKDIVQDQVRSTAVLPKQRDPEGEEFEDISLDDIFAEDDSDVAEDASDSDGFLSEDSDGAHSTPSQIEIKIEDNNNLMGLSEHNAKINEGLAMQKKKLNRLKKKDPEFTEFLTSQEKVLEVFRDEDVDSDEDGTSDHTTQLVDGESPVLNKQKIFTSSVINSLCQRVKEEQNESALISLSNVYRAACHHGTESIDVPETASCQRYQNGDTFGHILMFMLREADNIFRGLLKIPSSSNKKEILLELKDTPRWKRLRPLIKSYLRSTLFLLNQLTDSEILAFSLSRLKASMIFFSAFPSLLNRLIKVAVQFWVSGEEVLSSCSFLVIRNVAVVFGSECFDICLIRTYKAYIAHSKVVDLVNKKHMQLLGSSFVELCSFDVHKSCNKALLSIQQLAKILKQGLRTKKKEALKKICSWQYANCIDLWVLFIAANIRDYDLQHMLYMMIQLINGVACLFPGPRYFPLRLKYIQWLNHLSSSSGIFIPVASLVLDVLEYKSGKEGGKPGKVCDFSSVLKLPKHLLKSRNFQEECVFSAVELLSVHFFQWTCHISFPELATTSLIRLRKFHEIATTESLRRVVKRLIDQMEQNVEFIQKKRDEVAFSPKDHQSVESFLQLEKGTLNAPFTQYYKSVMQKAFSRNMTTNGVNSPDGLPHSVCPKTLMLTKK; from the exons ATGGGGAAGCTGGGGAAGAAGGCAAGGAAGTTCGCAAAGAAGAATCTTCAGTCAGTTCTTAAGACCAGACGAAAGACCAAGGCTCTGCTCAAGAGCAGATATTCTTCCA AAGGTAAGAAGGATATTGTTCAAGACCAGGTGAGGAGTACAGCAGTCCTCCCAAAACAAAG GGACCCTGAAGGTGAAGAGTTTGAAGATATATCTCTTGATGATATATTCGCTGAAGACGACAGTGATGTTGCCGAAGATGCTTCAGACAGTGACGGATTTCTTTCAGAG GACTCAGATGGTGCACATAGTACCCCAAGTCAAATTGAGATTAAGATAGAAG ACAACAATAATCTGATGGGCCTATCAGAGCACAACGCTAAAATCAACGAGGGACTTGCTAtgcagaagaaaaaattgaacagGTTGAAGAAGAAG GACCCAGAGTTCACTGAGTTCTTGACAAGCCAGGAGAAGGTCCTTGAGGTGTTCCGAGATGAAGATGTG GATTCTGATGAAGATGGAACAAGTGATCACACTACGCAGCTAGTGGATGGAGAGAGTCCTGTTTTGAATAAGCAGAAAATTTTCACAAGTTCCGTCATTAATTCTTTGTGTCAACGAGTTAAAGAGGAGCAGAATGAGTCTGCCCTTATTAGCCTTTCAAATGTGTATCGTGCTGCATGCCATCATGGAACTGAGTCAATTGATGTCCCTGAGACTGCATCATGCCAAAGATATCAGAATGGAGACACTTTCGGCCACATATTGATGTTCATGCTACGTGAGGCTGATAATATATTTCGGGGCCTGTTGAAAATACCCTCTTCAAGTAACAAGAAAGAAATCCTTTTGGAGTTGAAAGATACTCCTAGGTGGAAAAGGCTTAGGCCACTCATCAAGTCTTACCTGAGGAGCACATTATTTCTGTTGAATCAGCTCACAGACTCTGAGATACTGGCTTTCTCCTTAAGCCGATTGAAAGCTTCTATGATATTTTTTTCTGCTTTTCCATCGTTATTGAACAGGTTGATCAAG GTTGCAGTTCAATTCTGGGTTTCTGGTGAAGAGGTTCTATCATCATGTTCCTTCCTTGTAATACGGAATGTGGCTGTTGTATTTGGCTCCGAATGCTTTGACATTTGCTTAATAAGGACATATAAAGCCTATATTGCTCACAGCAAAGTTGTTGACCTAGTCAATAAAAAACATATGCAGCTCTTGGGCAGCTCATTTGTTGAGCTATGCTCCTTTGATGTGCATAAATCATGTAATAAGGCTCTTCTGTCTATTCAGCAACTTGCCAAGATATTGAAGCAGGGTCTACGAACAAAGAAGAAG GAAGCACTCAAGAAAATATGCAGTTGGCAGTACGCAAACTGCATTGATCTCTGGGTTTTGTTTATAGCAGCGAATATACGTGATTATGATCTTCAGCATATGCTTTATATGATGATTCAGCTCATAAATGGAGTAGCTTGCCTTTTTCCAGGACCAAGATATTTCCCTTTGAGATTAAAGTACATTCAATGGCTAAATCATCTTTCTAGTTCGAGTGGGATCTTCATTCCTGTTGCATCATTAGTGTTAGATGTGTTGGAATATAAAAGTGGTAAGGAGGGTGGTAAACCTGGAAAGGTCTGCGACTTTTCCTCTGTTTtgaag TTGCcaaaacatttgttaaaatcACGAAACTTTCAGGAGGAATGTGTTTTCTCTGCTGTCGAACTACTCTCTGTGCACTTTTTTCAGTGGACCTGCCACATCTCCTTCCCTGAACTAGCAACTACTTCACTTATCCGCCTAAGAAAGTTTCATGAAATAGCAACCACTGAAAGTTTGAGGCGCGTGGTGAAGCGTCTGATTGATCAG ATGGAGCAGAATGTTGAGTTTATCCAGAAGAAAAGAGATGAGGTAGCCTTCTCACCGAAAGATCATCAATCTGTCGAATCATTTCTTCAG CTTGAAAAGGGCACTCTGAATGCTCCATTTACTCAGTATTACAAAAGTGTCATGCAAAAGGCCTTCTCGAGGAATATGACCACTAATGGAGTTAACAG TCCTGATGGCTTACCACACTCTGTTTGTCCCAAAACATTGATGCTGACCAAGAAATGA